AAAATGGAACTATAGCTGCAATTGCTACTGACCATGCTCCTCACCCTAAATCTAAAAAAGATTTGGGCATTGAACATGCACCGCCAGGAATGTTAGGTGTTCAAACCGTGTTGGCGGCTTCGATAACTCACTTGGTTGAAACTGGAGTGTTAACAATCGAAGAACTAATTAATGTGCTTTGTATTAATCCTGCAAAAATAATTAATGCTCATAAACTTGAAAATGGTGGTCATGGTTGCGATATAACTGTAGGTAATAAGGCAAACATAATGATATTTGACCCACAAGGCGAGTTTGTTGTTAATAAAAAAGATTTATTATCAAAAAGTGAAAATTCCCCATGGGAAGGTCACACTCTTAAAGGTGTGGTGCATTACACATTTAAATCTGGTGAAATGACATGTGAGAAAGGGCAACCAACAAAATGACAAGTAATTCAAGACTTCAAGATTCCGTATTGATTTTTGCTGACGGCACACAATTCGAAGGTAGTGCCTGTGGCTATATCCCAGAAAATGGTGTAGCGAGTGGAGAAGTAGTTTTTAATACTTCAATTTCTGGTTATCAAGAAATAATATCTGACCCATCTTATGCTGGACAAATAATAACTTTTACAGCAACACAAATAGGTAACTATGGAACGAACTCACAAGATAACGAATCCGAGAAACCATTTTGTAATGGCGTCGTTATTCGTGATCTAGCTAGAAAATATTCGAATTGGAGAGCAAACGCCACATTAGATACTTATTTGCAAAGAAATCAGATACCTGGAATATGCAATGTTGATACACGTGCTCTAACAAGATTCATAAGAGACAACGGATCCTTACCTGCAGCATTTGGCACTGATGAACAAACAGTTAAAAAAGCATCTTTGGATGCATTAAGCACTGATGGTCAAAATGTTGCAGCACAAGTATCAACTAAGAAACCTTATTTCTCTGGTACAAAAGATATGCCATTCTATGTTGTTGCGTATGACTTTGGTATTAAAAGTTCTATTATTGAAAATTTAAATAGTAGAGGTATATATGTTGAAGTCGTCCCTCATGACACTTCTGCGCAAGAAGTATTTGGTAGAGCTCCCGATGGAGTCTTTTTATCTAATGGTCCTGGAGATCCAGATGCAGTAACGGGTGCTCGTGAAACTGTAAAACAATTTATTGGGGAACTACCCTTATTTGGAATTTGTCTAGGTCATCAAATACTAGGACTTGCCTTAAATGCAACAACGACAAAATTAGAATTTGGTCATCATGGTGGAAATCATCCAGTAAAAAATATTTTAACGAATGAGATAGAGATAACATCGCAAAACCATAATTATGTTGTTGAAGCAGATTCAATAAAAAATGCTCAAATAACACATATAAATCTTAATGACCAAACAGTAGAGGGTTTACGCCTTGATGATGGCTTAACTTTTTCGGTTCAACATCATCCAGAAGCATCACCAGGCCCAACGGAGGCACAAAAAATGTTTGATGTATTTAGAGATACATTAGAAAAATTTGAAAATTAAATACTTAGGATAATGGTCTGCTCTTGGCTTAGCTAAGACCGGACCCAGCACAGAAAAAAGAGGAACATAGCACATGCCGAAACGTAGTGACATAAAATCAATATTAGTTATTGGATCAGGCCCAATCGTCATAGGTCAAGCATGTGAATTTGATTATAGTGGTACACAAGCATGCCGTGTATTGCGCGCAGAAGGTTTTCGAGTTATCTTAGTTAACTCTAATCCTGCAACTATAATGACTGATCCCGACGTTGCTGACGCAACTTATATAGAACCACTCGATGTTGCTCACGCCGAAGCAATAATTGCATTAGAGAAACCAGATGCTGTGTTACCAACTCTGGGTGGCCAAACAGCATTGAACTTAGGTCTAGCACTAGCCGATCAAGGTATTCTCGATAAATATAATGTTGAAATGATTGGTGCTAATCCTGATGCTATAAGAATGGCCGAAGATCGTGAACTTTTTAAAAATGCGATGACAGAAATTGGTTTACAAACTTGTGTTTCACGAATTACAAACACGATTGATGAGGCATTATCGATAGCTAAAGAAATAGGTTACCCTATTATGCTTCGACCTAGCTTTATCATGGGTGGGGCTGGTACTGGTATTGCCTATGATGAGAAACAGATGCGTGAAATGGCGCGTATTGGTATAGAAGCATCTCCAATTGGCGAAATACTTGTTGAACAAAGTGTTCTAGGTTGGAAAGAATATGAAACAGAAGTCATGCGTGATAGAAATGATAATTGTGTGATTGTTTGTTCAATAGAGAATTTTGATGCAATGGGAGTCCATACTGGTGATTCTATTACTGTTGCACCCCAACAAACATTAACTGATCTTGAATATCAACAAATGCGTGATGCATCTTTTGCAGTGCTACGTAAAATTGGTGTCGATACTGGAGGATCAAATGTGCAGTTCGCTGTCAATCCTGCTGATGGAACCCAAATAGTAATTGAAATGAACCCACGCGTTTCACGTTCAAGTGCCCTTGCGTCTAAAGCCACTGGGTTTCCAATAGCTAAAATTGCAGCGCGATTAGCTGTTGGATATACATTAGACGAAATTCTAAATGATGTAACAAAAGCAACTCCTGCATGTTTTGAACCATCAATAGATTATGTCGTAACTAAAGTTCCTCGTTTTGCTTTCGAGAAATTACCTGGAGCTTCAAATACTCTGGGTACTCAAATGCAAAGCGTTGGAGAAGTAATGGCTATAGGTCGCACATTCAGAGAGTCGCTGCAAAAAGCATTGCGCTCAATGGAGTATGGTCGTTTTGGTTTGAATTGCGATGATGGCGAGACATTTTTTGATGATTTAAATGATGAAGATCGTATAGATTTGCTTGTCAAGCCTAACCCTGAACGTATTTTTGCACTGGAGAGTTCATTGCGTGCTTTCATGACTGCGCAACGCGCTCATGAGCTGACTCATATTGATCCTTATTTTATAGATCAACTTCTACAAATAATTGAGACAAGAGAATTGTTGTGTTCGCGTACACCAGATACGATTTCTAAATCGGAGATGAAAAGAGTATTGCGTGATGGTTTTAGTGCAGAGCAGATCGCTTATGCTTGGTCCTGTTCTATGGATGAGATTTATGAAACTATTAAAAATTATAAAATAGAAAAAACTTTTAGTGCTGTAGATACTTGTGCAGGCGAATTTAGCAGTTCGACGCCATACTTCTACTCGACGTATTCAGATGAAGACGAAATTATCCTCCCTGAAAAAAAGACGGTTGTAATATTGGGATCTGGACCCAATCGAATAGGTCAGGGTGTCGAGTTTGATTATTGTTGTGTTCATGCTAGTTATGCTCTTCGCGATTCTGGTTTTGCACCTGTAATGATTAATTGTAATCCTGAAACTGTATCTACCGATTATGACACTAGTGATATGTTATTTTTTGAACCATTGACTGCAAGTGATGTGATAGCGATTTGTGAAAAGTTGAATCCTTTTGGAATTATTGTTGCTTTGGGTGGACAAACACCTCTTAAGCTTTCTTCGGTATTAAAAGAAAAAGGTTTTAATATTTTAGGTACTTCTCCAGAGTCAATTGATAAAGCAGAAGATAGAGAATTGTTTCATGAACTATGTGAAAAATTAGAAATTAAACAGCCAGAAGGTGGAATTGCAATAACTACTGCACAAGCTTTAAATGTTGCTGAAAAAATTGGATATCCTGTTTTAGTTCGACCTAGTTACGTCTTGGGTGGACGAGCGATGCAAATAGTAGATGAACCAAATCAACTTGTTGAGGCTATGGAAGAATTAACTGCAATGGGAACACTTGGTAAAGAAGGGGGATTATCATCAACTCGTCCAGCTTTGATTGATCGTTTTTTACAAGATGCTACAGAAGTTGATGTTGATGCTTTACGTGATATAAATGGTGAATTCCTACTAGGTTCAATTATGGAGCATATAGAAGAAGCTGGCGTGCATTCGGGAGACTCTGCTTGTATTCTGCCACCTCAAACTTTATCTAGTGATGTGATTGCAACGATAATTAAACATACCAAGGCTTTGGCTGAAAATTTAGAAGTTGTCGGATTGATTAACATACAGTTTGCAGTGCAAGATGACAATGTTTATATAATAGAAGCCAACCCAAGAGCATCACGTACGGTTCCTTTTGTCGCGAAGGCAACAGGTATACCAATTGCTAAAATTGCTACACGTTTAATGCTTGGTGAGACTTTTGAATCTTTAAGATCGGCAGGAATAATATCAGTTGAATTATCTTCAGAAAATATAATGCCTACAGATCGTATAAGTGTCAAAGCCCCGGTCTTTCCTTTTGCAAGATTTCCAAAGGTTGATGCTGTACTAGGTCCTGAGATGCGTTCAACAGGAGAAGTTATGGGTATAAGCCCTACTTTTGGTACAGCATTCTATAAAGCTCAAATTTCTGCTGGCATGGTTATACCTTCTAAAGGTGTTGTATTTATTTCAGTTGCTGATAGAGATAAAGAAAATGCTATTGAAGTTGCAAGAATGTATGCTGCTTTAGGGTTTAGATTTGCGGCAACTTCTGGTACTGCGAGTGCTTTTGTACAAAAAGGTATTCCTGTTGATTATGTTATTGCGAAAGTTGGCGATGAATATGGAAACGATGCGGTTGATTTAATTGCAAATGGAAAAATTGACTTAGTCATTAATACACCTATGGGTAGAAGCACTCGACGCGATGGTCAACATATACGTATTGCAGCCACTAAATATCATGTTCCATGTGTGACAACAATAGCAGCAGCTCGTGCTCTAGCCTCAGGTATTGCACAATGGGAGAAATCTAATATACAGGTTGCTTCCTTACAAAAGATGCATGAAAATGTTCAATTGACTTTGGAATCTAACAATGTTTAAAAATAAGAAGCATGTACATAGCGATGATGGTGATTGCTGTATAGAACTAGATATGACTGTTGAATTAAATACTTCAGTCGCAGATATTAAACTAGACAATCCTGTAGTTGCTGCTTCTGGGAGCATGGGGCATTCAGATGAACTTTTCGAAGTCATCGACCCTCGCGAATTTGGTGCTATAACCATAAAATCTTTAGCGCCTTTTCTTTCTCCTGGCAATCCTTCACCTCGCGTTGGGGCATGTCCTACTGGAATGATGAACTCAGTTGGCCTACCGGGACCACATATTAAAGATTGGATTGATAGCGATTTAGAAAAATTAAAAAAATCTGGAGCAAAAATTATTATGGCTATTTGGGGTAGAACTTTTGAAGACTACGCTAAAGCTGCCAAAATAGTTACGCAATATTCAGAAAATTTTATTGCTTTAGAAGTTAATGTTAGCTGTCCTAATACTGAAGCGGGTAATAGGCTTTTTGCTTTTAGTAAAGATGACGTACAAAAAATTACTGAACTTGTTAAGAATGAAGTCGGTAATAAGTTACCTATTTTTATTAAGCTTTCTAGTTCAGTTACTTCAATAGTTGATATTGCAAGTGGGGCAGTTAAAGCTGGGGCAGACGGACTTACGTTATTTAATACTTCGCTTGGTCTGGTTATTGACCCTTATACTCGTAAACCTATTTTAGGCAAAGGTTCTGGTGGTTATAGTGGAGCGGGTGTTTTTCCAATCGTTTGCAAGGGCGTTTATGAAGTTCGTTCAGCATTTCCAGAAATACCTATTATTGGTGTGGGTGGTGTCAGCTCAGGGCAAGACGCTGCTGCATTGATGATGTGTGGTGCAAACTTAGTCGGTATAGC
The sequence above is a segment of the Acidimicrobiia bacterium genome. Coding sequences within it:
- a CDS encoding dihydroorotate dehydrogenase, with product MFKNKKHVHSDDGDCCIELDMTVELNTSVADIKLDNPVVAASGSMGHSDELFEVIDPREFGAITIKSLAPFLSPGNPSPRVGACPTGMMNSVGLPGPHIKDWIDSDLEKLKKSGAKIIMAIWGRTFEDYAKAAKIVTQYSENFIALEVNVSCPNTEAGNRLFAFSKDDVQKITELVKNEVGNKLPIFIKLSSSVTSIVDIASGAVKAGADGLTLFNTSLGLVIDPYTRKPILGKGSGGYSGAGVFPIVCKGVYEVRSAFPEIPIIGVGGVSSGQDAAALMMCGANLVGIATATFANPKAVIRINQELADFCFNTGVVKVSELTNTIEMPT
- the carB gene encoding carbamoyl-phosphate synthase large subunit, with product MPKRSDIKSILVIGSGPIVIGQACEFDYSGTQACRVLRAEGFRVILVNSNPATIMTDPDVADATYIEPLDVAHAEAIIALEKPDAVLPTLGGQTALNLGLALADQGILDKYNVEMIGANPDAIRMAEDRELFKNAMTEIGLQTCVSRITNTIDEALSIAKEIGYPIMLRPSFIMGGAGTGIAYDEKQMREMARIGIEASPIGEILVEQSVLGWKEYETEVMRDRNDNCVIVCSIENFDAMGVHTGDSITVAPQQTLTDLEYQQMRDASFAVLRKIGVDTGGSNVQFAVNPADGTQIVIEMNPRVSRSSALASKATGFPIAKIAARLAVGYTLDEILNDVTKATPACFEPSIDYVVTKVPRFAFEKLPGASNTLGTQMQSVGEVMAIGRTFRESLQKALRSMEYGRFGLNCDDGETFFDDLNDEDRIDLLVKPNPERIFALESSLRAFMTAQRAHELTHIDPYFIDQLLQIIETRELLCSRTPDTISKSEMKRVLRDGFSAEQIAYAWSCSMDEIYETIKNYKIEKTFSAVDTCAGEFSSSTPYFYSTYSDEDEIILPEKKTVVILGSGPNRIGQGVEFDYCCVHASYALRDSGFAPVMINCNPETVSTDYDTSDMLFFEPLTASDVIAICEKLNPFGIIVALGGQTPLKLSSVLKEKGFNILGTSPESIDKAEDRELFHELCEKLEIKQPEGGIAITTAQALNVAEKIGYPVLVRPSYVLGGRAMQIVDEPNQLVEAMEELTAMGTLGKEGGLSSTRPALIDRFLQDATEVDVDALRDINGEFLLGSIMEHIEEAGVHSGDSACILPPQTLSSDVIATIIKHTKALAENLEVVGLINIQFAVQDDNVYIIEANPRASRTVPFVAKATGIPIAKIATRLMLGETFESLRSAGIISVELSSENIMPTDRISVKAPVFPFARFPKVDAVLGPEMRSTGEVMGISPTFGTAFYKAQISAGMVIPSKGVVFISVADRDKENAIEVARMYAALGFRFAATSGTASAFVQKGIPVDYVIAKVGDEYGNDAVDLIANGKIDLVINTPMGRSTRRDGQHIRIAATKYHVPCVTTIAAARALASGIAQWEKSNIQVASLQKMHENVQLTLESNNV
- the carA gene encoding glutamine-hydrolyzing carbamoyl-phosphate synthase small subunit gives rise to the protein MTSNSRLQDSVLIFADGTQFEGSACGYIPENGVASGEVVFNTSISGYQEIISDPSYAGQIITFTATQIGNYGTNSQDNESEKPFCNGVVIRDLARKYSNWRANATLDTYLQRNQIPGICNVDTRALTRFIRDNGSLPAAFGTDEQTVKKASLDALSTDGQNVAAQVSTKKPYFSGTKDMPFYVVAYDFGIKSSIIENLNSRGIYVEVVPHDTSAQEVFGRAPDGVFLSNGPGDPDAVTGARETVKQFIGELPLFGICLGHQILGLALNATTTKLEFGHHGGNHPVKNILTNEIEITSQNHNYVVEADSIKNAQITHINLNDQTVEGLRLDDGLTFSVQHHPEASPGPTEAQKMFDVFRDTLEKFEN